The genomic region TCTCCGCGTAGGCCACCAGTgaccccacccacccaccccctctcgcCGTTTTTTCTACCTCTACCGCCCTCGCCATCTTAatctctccgtctctctctcctctgtcgCTTCACCCTCGCCCTTCCTTTCGGGCCGCGCATTGGAGGGGATGGGATtttacgtgcgtgtgtgggtgtgtgcggcgCCTCAGTCGGTACGCACGACTCTTTTCGAACACGCGCACCGTCACGTATTCGCAATCCGCGTCGCTCGCGCCATCAGAAGCGCCTGTTTATTCTTGTCTAACTCTCCCCGCGCACCAGGCCTTCATTTCAGTGCGTCATGCTTCTCCGTAGTGCGActcgctgtgcgcgtgtgtacggTGGTGGGGTCACCACTGCCTTCGTcccaggcagcagcagctcctcgagcgcCTCTGTCGGCGCCGACCACCTCTGTGGGCGATCCATCGGTGTCAAGGCGCTTCTCGGTCGCAAGGCACGCCAAGGGAGTCTCTTTGCGGTCGCCAATGACGTCACTGTGAGCGAGAAGCGTGTTCGGCAGCAACTGAACGCTCTGCTGGCCGACGAGCGCGACCCGCTGGCTGAGGCTCGTCGCcaaagcagcgccgcagggggcgccgcgccgtcggctcgTCCGTTTCCGCAACGACCACTGGTGAACCTGCCAGGAGTCGAGCGTGTCCGCGACCTTCCTGCGGACCCGATCACGCGCCTCTTCTTCCAGCACCAAGGAGACCACGCGCTGTACTACGGCACCTACGATGAGCCCAGCCGCCTCGATGAGGACCGCGTGCAGCTGGAGAAACGCGAGCCTAAGGACTGGACCTTCAACGTGCTTACTCCCGTGTACGACTTCTGTCATCGTCTGCGCGAGGCGTCCGAGCAGCGGAAGCGTTTCGTGATTGTGCCCTCGACGATCGAGACACGCGGGTGTGCgaaggtgctgctcgacCACGGCCTCGTCGCCGGCTTTCGCGACTTCCACAATGACCGTGCCTTCGCTGTCGAGCTGAAGTACTTTCAAAACGAGCCCACAATCAACGTCATTGAGCCGTGCAGCTACGATGGCAAGACAGAGTTCGAATGGTCGCCCAAGATGATGCGGCGCCTCATGAACACGCACGGCATCCACAACCGACTCATCATCTACATCTGCCGCACCGCAGACAACCGCATCATCGACCACATCCAAGCAGTGAAGGAGTGCATCGGCGGACGCGGTTTGATGATGGCGCACTAGGCGGACGCTCGTCGGGTTGATGTTTGtttgtgtatgcgcgtgGGTGGGGCGACGAGCAGGTCAACGGAGAAAGTCTTCCCTGCCTGCCAAAAGTGTCCGTGGCATCTctgtggagagaggggccCTCGCCATCGTCAGCCATTCCGCCCACAATGGCTGCGGAGGGGCTCATCCAAGGCTCGCTCGCAGGCTCGCATGCCTTGtggttgctgttgttgtcgttTCGTTGCCCACCTtgtatgtctgtgtgcgtgtgtctggcCGTAACTTAACGTAGAAGCGCATATAAGCTCACTTGTGCATACGAATGGTGGGATGCATGCCGGCATCACTCGCCCACTCTCCATCGATCCCATCCCTGCCCTGCCCTACCCCGCCTCCCCCACCTTGTGCGTCTTGGAGCAGCTGGTAAGCGGGTGCGCCCCCTGGTGCCCTGCCGATCTCTGCGTAGGGCAGCGCTTCTGTCTGCCGTGGTGATCGGCAAGTCAGAGTATGAGGCGAAGAGAGCGCGTGCGAGacgcagtggtggtggcggcgccgagggAATGAGGCGTGGTACAGCGGGAGGGGCAAGCGTTATCATGCGCGGCACTCCTCCCTGGCACGCGCCGCTCATCTCTTTTGGTCAGCTCCTGCAATCATGATCATTGTCACCAAaacacaccgacacacacacacacatacacacacacacacctcggcaccctctctcccctcacATATGCAATTATACATGCATACCCATATGCAAACACCCTATGCGTCTCCGTCTCGCGCTCCGATCACGGTCCGTTGCGAGAGGGagcaagaagagaggggcgaACGACATTCTGCACCTGTGCAGTCCCTCGCCGCTTTCCCTGCCTCTGccgggcacgcacacgcacgtgcccATCAGCATCGAGGTGAGTTGGTTACGGTACTGTGTCCGCTGCTGGTGACGGTGGTTTCCACGACGAGGGCGGCAACAGACAAGTGCTTTCGAGCCAACGCAagcccacacacgcgcatatgTATATAGAGAGAAATAGATATACATCCACACAAGCTcctacacgcacaccaccgcTCCACCCGCGCCTTCCTTCTTAACTCTCCCTTCCtgtacccctcccccatctatctctccatctctctgccTGCACACAGCGTCACTTCCTTGTGCGACCTCGCCCTTTCGTTTGCGCATATTGATTTCCTTATTCCTTTACCTCCCCAATTCTCAGCTTGTTCgaccgcccctccctctcgtcgtcgtcttcatcTCTGTGAACCCACCAActtgagtgcgtgtgtgcgtgtgtggttgCCGCTAACGTCTTAATACATCCTTACCTGTgtttcctctccccctcccctctcccttccttccttttctAAACGTCTTTCTTTGTGGttctgcgcacgcgtgcaagTACGGACACCGAAGTCATTGGGATCATCACGCACAAGAagagagcgtgtgtgttttgtgtgtgtgtgtgtgtgagggagcCATGCAGAGCTGGATCTCccccgcggcgccgcccggGACGCCCAGCCTTTCAGCCGAACCCAGCATCATGGCCGAGTACGTCTTCTTTCCCTTTTACGACTACGTCGTGCAGTTCTACCCACAGTCGTGGGTGCCTAACAAGGTCACCTTGGTTGGTATCTTCTCCACCATCTCCGCGTCCGTTCTGCTTCTCAGCTCCATGCCGGCGGGGTTGCAGTTCCAGCCCGGCAggatgcagctgctgcccgcCTCCCTCGTCGAGGACGTGGCGATGCTGCGAatgccaccgctgtcgctgaCAGAGATGACGCCGATCCTGCCGTTCATATCGCCTACCCTCATGCTCATCCTGTGCGGGTCGCTAAACCTACTCTACTGCGTTGCCGACAACACGgacggccgcctcgctcgtCGCGACAAGAAGACCAGCGTCATTGGCGAGTATCTTGATCACGGGCTCGACTGTGTTACGTCACTCCTGTCGACGTGCTGCGTCTTCGCGCTGCTCGGGTCACTCTGCAACATGGTCACCTCTGTTTGCCTCATCGCCTTCGTCACGGTGCTCTCCCACACGCTGCACTTCGAGAAGAACATTTTTATATGGGGCAACCGAATCGCCACCGTCGATGAGGCGATGATCCTCTTcggtgtgtgcatgtggtTGCCGCTCATATGCCCAGCGgtgagcaccgccacggtgcCCGGGTGGATCCTCGAGAACGTATTTGGTCCGGACAGCAGTTGGACCGCCTAtctgcgccggctgcgcatGATCGAGCTCCTCTACGTCTTCTGCAGCGTGGCGCAGACGCATACGATCTTCAGCATGGTGAGGCAATGCTGGAGCATGCTGTGCCGCATCCACGTCATCTTCAGCGTGTTGAACAGTGCtctgcttgtgctgctgatggGGGTGCACAGCGAGCgcattgccgccgccgcgcccgtCACGTCGGTGCCTGGGTACACACTGGGGCCCTTCACGTACCCTGCTCTGTGGATCATTACAATCGCCTGTACCTCGAGCACAATCATCCACATCCCCATCGTGGCACGCTGCGCTCGCCTGCCTACCACGGACCCGCTGCCTCTGGCGGGTGTGATGTTGGTGTGGTTCGCCTTTGTTTCCTGTCCAGTTGCTGGTGCCGTTCTCGCTGTGGTCCTCCACGTTGTGCAGCTGTTGCTGAACGTGGATTTCATCcagcggcacgcgcgtgGAAAAGGTGCGGAGTAAGCACGTCAAGGCACGTTTTGGTTTGGTTTCCTCGTTAGAGGCACCCTAGGATACCAAATGCGGATgccaacggcagcggcactgtCCGCCCCCAGCAGGGCCGCGTCGCGGATCACTCGCAGTATTGTATAGATGCGGTTCAAGTCTTTCGGcgttggtggcggtggtgattCCGGCACGCGggcgtctgtctgtctgtctgatcctcccccctccttcgcacacacgcacacgcttgGCAAGCAGGGGGCATTTCAGGTGgcgcggaggggagggataTCATCGCCCGTACGCACGTGTACAGGTGCGCTTTTTGTCGGTTTTTGTGTATGGGGCGTGTTCTTgccctcaccccacccccaaagTGGCACGGCGGgcggggaagggaaggagctCGGTGTGTCGAATGCTGAGCATAGGTGAGGGTGCGAGTTGGCCTGCAATGATGCTTTCCTCGCCcactcccctctccctccctttcgccATCTCCCTCACATGTTTTGGGTGTTTCAAGGTGCAGAAAGACGCAGCAGATAGGGCAAGGTGTCGAGGCAagctttctctgtgtgtgcgtgtgtcccCCATCTCGCGACAGAAGCTGTGTAGTGAGGTGAGCAGAGGTGTGATGATGTGCCCTCACATGGACGTATGTAGTCTCGCGGCTGTGCGACGCGTGATCACCAGACCCCCTCTGGGCACTCTTGCCACGCTCGGTAAAGCTGAAGGACAGGTAAGCACACGCAAGGAATACAAAAAGGAACACAGTGCCGCACACTCTTCCCCGAGCACCTCTCCCCTGACCGTGCACGCAGTGGCACCTCAGCATATCATTCACGGACTCACTCATGTGCCAGCACACAGGCAAGCAACTtcgtctctcctcccttcccccttcctctcacCTCCCACGCACGCCCATGCCTGCGCGCATGTGAACGAGCTGCATCGGGTCAGTGTTTTGGGCTCCTTATCCATCTCAACGATTCTTGAAAGTAGAAGCGCAAAACGGTCGAGCTGCACAACTCACTCGCCATATCGTTCTCGCTGTCTTCACTTCGGGAGAAAGgagacgtgtgtgtgcgtgtgcctgtggaCGACCACcttcatcgctgccgccatccgCCGCTATCGtggtggcgcacacacactgcgTGCCCCTGTGCCTCTACGTGCCTTCGTTTCTCCACttctcacccacccacactcccacacgcacgcacacaccgcggGTCGGTTCCGTCGGCCGTGCGCCAGTGAACGCGCGAAGAGGTGTACAAGCCCTTTGTACACTGGGTGCCTTGCTTGTCGCTGTGATGGAGCTCGCGCAGGTCGTACACGCGCTACAGCGGGCcgccacggtgccgctggcggtggaCGTGCTGCTCCAGTACAACAACCCTCTCTCTGAAAAGGAGGCGACGCAGTTGCGCAAGTTCCGGCACCTGCAACGC from Leishmania infantum JPCM5 genome chromosome 18 harbors:
- a CDS encoding putative ethanolamine phosphotransferase, with translation MQSWISPAAPPGTPSLSAEPSIMAEYVFFPFYDYVVQFYPQSWVPNKVTLVGIFSTISASVLLLSSMPAGLQFQPGRMQLLPASLVEDVAMLRMPPLSLTEMTPILPFISPTLMLILCGSLNLLYCVADNTDGRLARRDKKTSVIGEYLDHGLDCVTSLLSTCCVFALLGSLCNMVTSVCLIAFVTVLSHTLHFEKNIFIWGNRIATVDEAMILFGVCMWLPLICPAVSTATVPGWILENVFGPDSSWTAYLRRLRMIELLYVFCSVAQTHTIFSMVRQCWSMLCRIHVIFSVLNSALLVLLMGVHSERIAAAAPVTSVPGYTLGPFTYPALWIITIACTSSTIIHIPIVARCARLPTTDPLPLAGVMLVWFAFVSCPVAGAVLAVVLHVVQLLLNVDFIQRHARGKGAE